A single region of the Ictalurus punctatus breed USDA103 chromosome 26, Coco_2.0, whole genome shotgun sequence genome encodes:
- the LOC108258373 gene encoding interferon-induced protein 44-like translates to MGNRLSTPSPSSQVLPEPWRKMDCGREEILHEVKEFKPSTEVLRIMLYGPTGVGKSSFINSVQRVLSGRNAMNALENSTLTGKSFTKKMNIHKLKKGRGEPYPLEIVDIMGIESTDGGVKHEDIIKAFLGHISDEYIDPRDPEKGVSGRRWMDGWIFLLSTTCKISLVVKLVLI, encoded by the exons ATGGGAAATCGACTATCCACTCCATCTCCTTCCTCACAAG TGCTCCCGGAGCCTTGGAGAAAAATGGACTG TGGAAGAGAGGAAATACTGCACGAAGTGAAAGAATTCAAGCCCAGCACTGAGGTCCTCAGAATTATGCTGTATGGACCGACTGGCGTTGGGAAATCATCGTTCATCAACTCAGTTCAGAGGGTCCTCTCAGGCCGGAACGCCATGAACGCTCTGGAAAACTCCACACTTACAGGAAAAAGCTTCACAAAAAAA ATGAACATACACAAGCTGAAGAAGGGCCGGGGTGAGCCTTATCCTCTGGAGATCGTTGACATCATGGGGATTGAATCGACAGATGGAGGAGTAAAACATGAAGACATCATCAAGGCATTTTTGGGACACATTTCAGATGAGTACATC GATCCCCGCGACCCTGagaaaggagtaagcggtagaagatggatggatggatggatctttcTACTGAGCACAACGTGCAAAATCTCGCTTGTGGTTAaactggttttaatttaa